One genomic window of Cololabis saira isolate AMF1-May2022 chromosome 3, fColSai1.1, whole genome shotgun sequence includes the following:
- the ddx61 gene encoding probable ATP-dependent RNA helicase ddx6: MATARTANPSPMIGLNRPANGQLRGQSKPAGQQSGLCSTGQQPSALQRRSNIPQSSGGIKFGDDWKKCLDLPPKDNRVQTTDVTSTKGNEFEDYCLKRELLMGIFEMGWEKPSPIQEESIPIALSGRDILARAKNGTGKSGAYLIPLLERIDLKKDHIQAIVLVPTRELALQMSQISIQLSKHLVGLKVMATTGGTNLRDDILRLDETVHVVIATPGRILDLLKKGVAKMDLTQMMVIDEADKLLSQDFVILIEDIISFFPKNRQILLYSATFPISVQKFMNKHLKKPYEINLMEELTLKGITQYYAYVTERQKVHCLNTLFSRLQINQSIIFCNSTQRVELLAKKITQLGYSCFYIHAKMMQEYRNRVFHDFRNGLCRNLVCTDLFTRGIDIQAVNVVINFDFPKNGETYLHRIGRSGRFGHLGLAINLITSEDRYNLKAIEEQLMTDIKPIPSSIDKSLYVAEFHSIDPDADDDDEGGA; encoded by the exons ATGGCTACTGCAAGAACAGCAAACCCATCACCAATGATTGGACTGAACAGACCAGCAAATGGGCAGCTCAGGGGACAGTCCAAGCCGGCTGGACAGCAGTCAGGACTTTGTTCAACTGGCCAACAGCCCAGTGCCCTCCAGAGAAGGAGCAACATTCCTCAGAGCAGCGGAGGCATCAA GTTTGGTGATGACTGGAAGAAGTGCCTGGATCTTCCTCCAAAAGACAACAGGGTACAAACTACG GATGTGACGTCAACAAAGGGAAATGAATTTGAAGATTACTGCCTAAAGCGGGAACTTCTAATGGGGATCTTTGAGATGGGCTGGGAGAAACCCTCCCCTATCCAG GAGGAAAGCATTCCTATAGCTTTATCAGGCAGAGATATCTTGGCTCGGGCCAAGAATGGAACAGGGAAAAGTGGAGCCTACCTCATCCCCCTCCTTGAGAGGATAGACCTAAAGAAGGATCACATACAAG CCATAGTGTTGGTGCCAACAAGAGAACTGGCCCTTCAGATGAGCCAAATCAGTATTCAGCTCAGCAAGCACCTGGTAGGGCTCAAAGTCATGGCTACCACCGGTGGAACCAACTTGAGGGATGATATCCTCCGCCTGGATGAGACAG TTCATGTAGTGATTGCCACACCAGGCAGGATACTTGACTTGTTAAAGAAGGGTGTGGCAAAGATGGATCTGACACAGATGATGGTGATAGATGAA GCAGACAAGTTGCTGTCTCAGGACTTTGTGATCCTGATTGAGGATATCATAAGCTTCTTCCCAAAGAATCGTCAGATTCTGCTTTACTCTGCCACTTTCCCCATAAGTGTCCAAAAATTCATG AACAAGCACCTGAAGAAACCCTACGAAATCAACCTGATGGAGGAGCTCACATTGAAGGGCATCACTCAGTATTATGCCTATGTGACTGAAAGACAGAAAGTTCACTGTCTTAACACGCTTTTTTCTAGG CTGCAGATCAATCAGTCAATCATCTTCTGTAACTCCACCCAGAGAGTGGAGCTCCTGGCAAAGAAAATCACCCAGCTGGGCTATTCATGCTTCTATATTCATGCAAAGATGATGCAGGAGTACAGGAACCGGGTGTTCCATGACTTCAGAAATGGCTTGTGCAGAAACCTCGTCTGCACAG ACTTGTTCACTCGGGGAATTGACATCCAGGCAGTAAATGTCGTCATAAATTTTGACTTCCCCAAAAATGGAGAGACCTACTTGCACCGTATTGGCAGATCAG GACGTTTCGGTCACTTGGGGCTGGCCATCAATCTGATCACTTCAGAAGATCGCTACAACCTGAAGGCTATCGAGGAACAGCTGATGACCGACATAAAGCCCATCCCCAGCAGCATTGATAAGAGTCTGTATGTAGCAGAGTTTCACTCCATTGACCCAGAtgccgatgatgatgatgaagggggtgcataa
- the bcl3 gene encoding B-cell lymphoma 3 protein, giving the protein MPRVMTMNSDHHGSVASAPLDLSTSARSGPPELSICAGDAQVMRGSPAPPAGTGTRAAGAPWHSLTASPDTDITARSRPADRSSLKLPFRKRKIPYEPESQTPAPALPVSAKRASPVQDATSALRESPDGRSPPAEDDSLSAPPPVTPWRLPDTGESLESYYSFCLAHPRNYVQQVYCLPLVPTKDFALGYPPENFLPGISLATHQDEDGDTALHIAVVQGKLSMVHDLIRLLLRARRPLDIYNNLRQTPLHLAVITKQANIVDILLRAGADPAALDRHGQTAFHLCCEYDHSECLSVLLSLCPSSTCLEIRNFEGLSPLHLAVMQGHEDLAKMLLDAGADINAMDIKSGLSPLMHAVESNNADMVRFLIESQNACDVNGQTYSGNTALHIACGRGQVDIVRLLLKSGADSSLKNYHNDTPVMVAKNKKIADVLRGRASKIRAQDQHSVSVLLHGSTFMENGSSSPNHSLGSSPSTTPNTPHHNTSLSPNTPSAPFRY; this is encoded by the exons ATGCCGAGGGTCATGACCATGAACAGTGACCACCATGGGTCGGTCGCCTCCGCGCCGCTGGATCTGAGCACCAGTGCGCGGTCCGGCCCGCCGGAGCTGAGCATCTGCGCCGGGGACGCGCAGGTGATGCGCGGCTCACCTGCGCCGCCCGCGGGCACGGGGACGCGCGCTGCAGGGGCGCCCTGGCACTCGCTCACAGCCTCGCCGGACACGGACATCACGGCTCGCTCGCGGCCGGCGGACAGATCTTCCCTGAAGCTTCCTTTTAGGAAACGCAAGATTCCATATGAACCCGAGAGCCAGACCCCCGCACCGGCGTTGCCAGTGAGCGCAAAGCGCGCGTCCCCGGTGCAGGACGCGACCTCCGCGCTCCGGGAGAGCCCGGACGGTCGTTCGCCTCCAGCAGAGGATGACAGCCTGTCCGCACCGCCTCCAGTGACACCCTGGCGGCTTCCAGATACGGGAGAGAGCCTGGAATCGTATTATTCATTTTGCTTAGCGCATCCTCGCAATTACG tTCAACAAGTGTACTGCCTGCCCTTGGTACCAACCAAGGACTTTGCACTGGGTTACCCGCCTGAAAACTTTCTGCCTGGAATCTCCCTGGCTACACATCAAGATGAAGATGGAGACAC AGCTCTCCATATAGCTGTGGTGCAGGGGAAGCTGAGCATGGTCCACGATCTCATCCGACTGTTGCTGAGGGCCCGCAGACCCCTTGACATCTACAACAATCTCCGTCAG ACTCCCCTTCATCTGGCAGTGATAACCAAGCAGGCAAACATCGTGGACATTCTGTTGAGAGCAGGTGCTGACCCTGCCGCCTTGGATCGTCATGGCCAAACAGCGTTTCATCTCTGCTGTGAATATGACCATTCTGAGTGTCTGTCTGTACTACTCTCTCTGTGCCCATCCTCCACATGCCTGGAGATCAGAAACTTTGAGG GTTTGAGCCCTCTCCATTTGGCTGTGATGCAAGGCCATGAGGATTTGGCAAAAATGCTGCTGGATGCAGGAGCTGACATCAATGCCATG GACATCAAGAGTGGCCTGAGTCCTCTCATGCATGCTGTGGAGAGCAATAATGCAGACATGGTTCGCTTCCTCATCGAG TCCCAGAATGCATGTGATGTCAACGGCCAGACATACAGCGGGAACACAGCCCTGCACATCGCCTGCGGCCGAGGCCAGGTGGACATTGTGCGGCTGCTGCTGAAGAGTGGAGCTGACAGTAGCCTCAAGAACTACCACAATGATACTCCGGTGATGGTGGCCAAGAACAAAAAA ATAGCAGATGTATTACGAGGAAGAGCCTCCAAGATCAGAGCACAAGATCAACACAGTGTGTCAGTATTACTGCATGGCAGCACCTTCATGGAAAATG GGTCTTCATCTCCAAACCACAGTCTTGGATCTTCACCTTCAACGACGCCAAACACCCCTCATCATAACACTTCCCTCTCTCCAAATACACCATCTGCACCATTTAGATATTAA